The following coding sequences are from one Gossypium raimondii isolate GPD5lz chromosome 4, ASM2569854v1, whole genome shotgun sequence window:
- the LOC105779873 gene encoding mitochondrial uncoupling protein 1 yields MVADQKGKSDISFAGTFASSAFAACFAEICTIPLDTAKVRLQLQKKALGGDAAALPKYRGLLGTVGTIAREEGLAALWKGVIPGLHRQCLFGGLRIGMYEPVKNFYVGKDHVGDVPLTKKILAALTTGALGITVANPTDLVKVRLQAEGRLPPGVPRRYSGALNAYSTIARQEGVKALWTGIGPNIARNAIINAAELASYDQVKQTILKIPGFTDNVVTHLLSGLGAGFFAVCIGSPVDVVKSRMMGDSAYKSTLDCFIKTLKNDGPMAFYKGFIPNFGRLGSWNVIMFLTLEQAKKIVRDLESS; encoded by the exons ATGGTGGCTGATCAAAAGGGTAAATCCGATATCTCCTTCGCTGGAACCTTTGCCAGCAGCGCTTTCGCTGCTTGCTTTGCTGAG ATATGTACAATTCCTTTGGACACTGCTAAAGTTAGGCTCCAGCTTCAGAAGAAAGCTCTTGGTGGAGATGCCGCAGCCTTACCGAAATACAGGGGTTTGTTAGGTACAGTTGGTACTATTGCTAGAGAAGAAGGTTTAGCTGCACTATGGAAAGGTGTTATTCCTGGATTACATCGTCAATGTCTTTTTGGTGGCTTGAGAATTGGGATGTATGAGCCT GTTAAGAATTTTTATGTTGGAAAAGATCACGTTGGAGACGTTCCTTTGACCAAGAAGATACTTGCTGCCCTTACAACTG GTGCTCTAGGAATTACAGTGGCAAATCCAACTGATCTTGTGAAAGTTCGACTTCAAGCTGAAGGGCGATTACCTCCTGGAGTTCCTAGGCGCTATTCTGGGGCACTTAATGCTTATTCAACTATTGCTAGACAG GAAGGAGTTAAGGCTCTTTGGACCGGGATTGGACCCAATATAGCACGAAATGCTATTATAAATGCTGCTGAACTTGCAAGCTACGATCAAGTAAAGCAG ACGATTTTGAAAATCCCTGGATTCACTGATAATGTTGTCACTCATCTCCTTTCTGGTCTTGGGGCTGGATTTTTTGCCGTCTGTATTGGTTCTCCAGTTGATGTG GTTAAGTCAAGAATGATGGGAGATTCAGCTTACAAGAGCACGCTCGATTGTTTTatcaaaactttgaaaaatgaT GGACCTATGGCTTTTTACAAGGGTTTTATCCCGAATTTCGGACGGCTAGGATCATGGAATGTGATCATGTTTCTTACCTTAGAACAG GCAAAGAAAATTGTGAGAGATCTAGAGTCATCTTAA